A single window of Kitasatospora sp. HUAS MG31 DNA harbors:
- a CDS encoding YnfA family protein yields the protein MTVLRSAALFAVAALFEIGGAWLVWQGVREHRGWAWIGAGVVALGLYGFVATLQSDAEFGRILAAYGGVFVAGSLAWGMAVDGYRPDRADVIGALICLAGVGVIMYAPRGR from the coding sequence GTGACCGTGCTCCGCTCCGCCGCCCTGTTCGCCGTCGCGGCCCTGTTCGAGATCGGGGGCGCCTGGCTGGTCTGGCAGGGGGTGCGCGAGCACCGCGGGTGGGCCTGGATCGGCGCCGGGGTGGTCGCCCTCGGGCTGTACGGCTTCGTGGCCACCCTGCAGAGCGACGCCGAGTTCGGGCGGATCCTGGCCGCGTACGGCGGGGTGTTCGTCGCCGGATCGCTCGCCTGGGGCATGGCGGTGGACGGCTACCGGCCCGACCGGGCGGACGTGATCGGCGCGCTGATCTGCCTCGCCGGCGTCGGCGTGATCATGTACGCCCCGCGCGGCCGCTGA
- the lysA gene encoding diaminopimelate decarboxylase translates to MTTQISTSTADLAPAARPGTAAPTAPTAPIAPPAPVTPARPAVPSVPVIPDAPAVPPSRDGGGPVGRPWPASARVDRHGELLVGGVGLAEAADRFGTPLYVLDEDEVRARARTYRAALPGAEVLYAAKAFLSSAMADWVGEEGLGMDVCSAGELRLAVEAGFPPERLLLHGNAKSTEELRLALRLRVGRIVVDSFSEIPRLAALSIARSPQPVLVRVVPEVRAGHHESVRTGVAGQKFGFRLAGGDAEEAVDAVLAQPGLRLAGLHCHLGSQITEVEPYLAAVERLVGLMARVRDRHGVELSELDLGGGHGVCYLPGGPELDLAEFASRVPAALAAACARHGLPVPRLLVEPGRAIAAPAGIAVYRVLSVKRSSDGRVYAAVDGGMSDNPRPALYGARYAVRLVGRVSESAARAVDVVGRHCEAGDVLVRGARLPADLRAGDLLAVPTAGAYQLSMASGYNLVGRPAVAAVRDGRARLLIRRETVEDFRAREVGR, encoded by the coding sequence ATGACCACGCAGATCAGCACGTCCACCGCAGACCTCGCCCCCGCCGCCCGCCCGGGCACCGCCGCACCGACCGCACCGACCGCGCCGATCGCCCCGCCCGCGCCGGTCACCCCCGCGCGACCGGCCGTCCCGTCCGTGCCGGTCATCCCGGACGCCCCCGCCGTCCCGCCGTCCCGGGACGGCGGGGGCCCGGTGGGTCGCCCGTGGCCGGCCTCGGCCCGGGTGGACCGGCACGGCGAGCTGCTGGTCGGCGGGGTCGGCCTGGCGGAGGCCGCGGACCGGTTCGGCACGCCGCTGTACGTGCTGGACGAGGACGAGGTACGCGCGCGGGCCCGGACGTACCGGGCGGCGCTGCCCGGCGCCGAGGTGCTGTACGCGGCCAAGGCGTTCCTCTCCAGTGCGATGGCGGACTGGGTCGGCGAGGAGGGCCTGGGCATGGACGTCTGCTCCGCCGGCGAGCTGCGGCTGGCCGTGGAGGCCGGCTTCCCGCCCGAACGGCTGCTGCTGCACGGCAACGCCAAGAGCACCGAGGAACTGCGGCTGGCTCTGCGGCTGCGGGTGGGCCGGATCGTGGTCGACAGCTTCTCCGAGATCCCCCGGCTGGCGGCTCTCTCCATCGCCCGCAGCCCGCAGCCCGTGCTGGTCCGGGTGGTGCCGGAGGTGCGGGCCGGGCACCACGAGTCGGTCCGGACCGGAGTGGCCGGGCAGAAGTTCGGCTTCCGGCTCGCCGGCGGCGACGCGGAGGAGGCGGTGGACGCCGTGCTGGCGCAGCCGGGCCTGCGGCTGGCGGGCCTGCACTGCCACCTCGGCTCGCAGATCACCGAGGTGGAGCCGTACCTGGCCGCGGTGGAGCGGCTGGTCGGCCTGATGGCCCGGGTCCGGGACCGGCACGGCGTGGAGCTGTCCGAACTGGACCTCGGCGGCGGCCACGGCGTCTGCTACCTCCCCGGCGGTCCGGAGCTGGACCTGGCTGAGTTCGCCTCCCGGGTGCCGGCCGCGCTGGCCGCCGCCTGCGCGCGGCACGGACTGCCGGTGCCGCGGCTGCTGGTGGAGCCGGGCCGGGCGATCGCCGCCCCGGCGGGGATCGCGGTCTACCGGGTGCTGTCGGTCAAGCGCTCCTCGGACGGCCGGGTGTACGCGGCGGTGGACGGCGGGATGAGCGACAACCCGCGCCCGGCGCTGTATGGCGCCCGGTACGCGGTCCGGCTGGTCGGGCGGGTGTCCGAGTCCGCGGCGCGGGCGGTCGACGTGGTCGGGCGGCACTGTGAGGCGGGCGACGTGCTGGTGCGCGGGGCCCGGCTGCCCGCGGACCTGCGGGCGGGCGACCTGCTCGCGGTGCCGACGGCCGGGGCGTACCAGCTGTCGATGGCCTCCGGGTACAACCTGGTGGGGCGTCCGGCGGTGGCGGCGGTCCGGGACGGACGGGCCCGGCTGCTGATCCGGCGGGAGACGGTGGAGGACTTCCGGGCCCGCGAGGTCGGCCGCTGA
- a CDS encoding SAV_915 family protein, with protein MARDDSTSADSPCHTLWYVPVRRTGTAAVLRFFRRGDGRRCAVGFGSAEVLTALLGPAQASVTLTEPALRGLAEPLGVRLLVFDPALVAPQAAPAVPAAPPGSRGAVPRSRPAPPVRPVAVLRRPC; from the coding sequence ATGGCACGCGACGACAGCACCTCCGCGGACTCCCCCTGCCATACCCTCTGGTACGTCCCGGTCCGCCGGACCGGCACGGCCGCCGTCCTCCGCTTCTTCCGCCGCGGCGACGGCCGCCGCTGCGCCGTCGGCTTCGGCTCGGCCGAGGTCCTCACCGCCCTGCTCGGCCCCGCCCAGGCCTCGGTGACGCTCACCGAACCCGCGCTGCGCGGGCTGGCCGAACCCCTCGGCGTCCGCCTGCTGGTGTTCGACCCGGCGCTGGTCGCCCCGCAGGCCGCACCGGCCGTCCCCGCCGCGCCCCCGGGCAGCCGCGGCGCCGTGCCGCGGTCCCGCCCCGCGCCGCCGGTCCGACCCGTCGCCGTGCTGCGACGCCCGTGCTGA
- a CDS encoding protein kinase domain-containing protein, giving the protein MGEVYLGRNPGGRTVAVKLVRGEFAADPEFRSRFRQEVAAARRVGGQWTAPVLDADTDGEQPWVATGYVAGPPLGAAVREHGPLPVPVVRALGLGLAEALEHVHGQGLVHRDIKPSNVLLAIDGPRLIDFGIARALDAATVLTQAGYVVGSPGFMSPEQAQGQPAGPPGDVFSLGAVLAYAATGVAPFGEGVSAAVLLYRVLHEQPDLGPVAPALRAVVEDCLAKDPADRPTPAELRERLAAGEGGTVRLGVRGWLPPVVAESVARIAVELLSLDSDAPDPTPEPSDEQADRAPADAVPTPTPTSPAAGGRPEAVVPSPTASGSAPGTPGPLVELTPPAPAAPAAARRRVRWAAGVAVAVAVAVTAGLVLWLGRGTDGDAEQGAAPVPPVSPQATPSPTQTPTPTPTPSPTPSMAGDLPVGFLGTWEGRVLKDGDAPSHVWIYRIKLSAGKVGDLVGRSSTTLESEGRTCPSVNKLLSAAADTLVVAEMGNGGSCSEQGIPQAMTFRLTPEGRLAVSQEGWVDAELTHE; this is encoded by the coding sequence ATGGGCGAGGTCTACCTGGGCCGCAACCCGGGCGGGCGGACGGTCGCGGTGAAGCTGGTGCGCGGAGAGTTCGCCGCCGACCCGGAGTTCCGCTCCCGGTTCCGCCAGGAGGTGGCCGCCGCCCGCCGGGTCGGCGGCCAGTGGACGGCGCCGGTGCTCGACGCGGACACCGACGGCGAGCAGCCGTGGGTCGCCACCGGCTACGTCGCGGGTCCGCCACTCGGCGCCGCCGTGCGCGAGCACGGCCCGCTGCCCGTCCCGGTGGTCCGCGCCCTGGGGCTCGGCCTCGCCGAGGCCCTGGAGCACGTGCACGGCCAGGGGCTGGTCCACCGGGACATCAAGCCGTCCAACGTCCTGCTGGCCATCGACGGTCCACGCCTGATCGACTTCGGCATCGCCCGCGCGCTGGACGCCGCCACCGTCCTCACCCAGGCCGGGTACGTGGTGGGCTCACCCGGGTTCATGTCCCCCGAGCAGGCGCAGGGGCAGCCGGCCGGGCCGCCCGGTGACGTGTTCTCCCTCGGCGCCGTGCTCGCGTACGCGGCGACCGGGGTGGCGCCGTTCGGCGAGGGCGTCAGCGCGGCGGTGCTGCTCTACCGCGTCCTGCACGAGCAGCCCGACCTGGGGCCGGTCGCTCCCGCGCTCCGGGCGGTCGTCGAGGACTGCCTCGCCAAGGATCCGGCGGACCGCCCGACCCCCGCCGAGCTGCGTGAGCGGCTGGCGGCCGGCGAGGGCGGAACGGTCCGCCTGGGGGTGCGGGGGTGGCTGCCCCCGGTGGTCGCCGAATCCGTGGCCCGGATCGCGGTAGAACTGCTGAGCCTCGACTCCGACGCCCCCGACCCGACGCCGGAGCCTTCGGACGAGCAGGCCGACCGCGCGCCGGCCGACGCCGTCCCCACCCCCACCCCCACCTCGCCGGCCGCGGGCGGCCGCCCGGAGGCCGTCGTACCGTCCCCGACCGCCTCGGGCTCGGCCCCCGGCACTCCCGGGCCGCTGGTGGAACTCACCCCGCCGGCCCCGGCCGCACCGGCCGCCGCGCGTCGGCGGGTCCGCTGGGCGGCGGGCGTGGCCGTGGCGGTGGCCGTCGCGGTGACGGCGGGTCTGGTGCTCTGGCTCGGCCGGGGCACCGACGGCGACGCCGAGCAGGGGGCGGCGCCCGTACCCCCCGTCTCGCCGCAGGCCACACCCTCCCCGACGCAGACCCCGACACCCACGCCCACCCCCTCCCCCACGCCGTCCATGGCCGGGGACCTGCCCGTCGGGTTCCTCGGGACCTGGGAGGGCCGGGTCCTCAAGGACGGCGACGCCCCGTCGCACGTGTGGATCTACCGGATCAAGCTGTCCGCGGGGAAGGTCGGGGACCTGGTGGGCCGGTCCAGCACCACCCTCGAGTCGGAGGGCCGCACCTGCCCGTCCGTCAACAAGCTGCTCTCGGCCGCCGCCGACACCCTCGTGGTGGCGGAGATGGGCAACGGCGGGAGCTGCTCCGAGCAGGGCATTCCCCAGGCGATGACGTTCAGGCTCACGCCCGAGGGCAGGCTCGCGGTCTCCCAGGAGGGCTGGGTGGACGCCGAACTCACGCACGAGTGA
- a CDS encoding Pls/PosA family non-ribosomal peptide synthetase, with protein MTQASAPQDGLRAPEAPERPPVPGTPPGVPERVPPARYAAGPAAAPRTLLDVLDATVRAHPHEPALDDGTTTLSYRALAAEVESVRRRLAASGVEPGDRVGVRVPSGTNDLYVCVLAVLAAGAAYVPVDADDPEERADLVFTEAAVAAVLGEGRALTVRTARSVRRPVRPTPAEDAWIIFTSGSTGRPKGVAVTHRSAAAFVDAEAALFLREDPVGPGDRVMAGLSVGFDASCEEMWLAWRHGACLVPVPRARVRGGAELGPWLAEQEITVVSTVPTLAALWPAEALNEVRLLIFGGEACPPELAQRLVTEGREVWNTYGPTEATVVACAAQLTADGPVRIGLPLDGWELAVVDEADRPVPLGGSGQLVIGGVGLARYLDAAKDAEKYAPLESLGWARAYRSGDLVRADPEGLVFLGRADEQVKLGGRRIELGEVDAALQALPGVAGAAAAVRTAKGGNQLLVGYLVTRDGFDQAEAVARLKKELPAALVPLLAPVDALPTRTSGKVDRAALPWPLPGAATAGPAADLYGTEAWLAEQWTEILGIPVSGPQDDFFAIGGGSLAAARLATLLRARYPAAAVLDVYQHPTLRKLARHLERSARGDGAARTVRPVPTGARLVQLLLLLPLATVVGLRWTVTLFTLGNLLALLGDYPWAPTASWWAVGAGALLMFSPPGRIALSAGGARLLLRGLRPGSHPRGGSVHLRLWTAERLAELSGATSLSGAWLVRYGRALGARIGREVDLHSLPPVTGMLKLGRGCAVEAEVDLAGHWLDGDRLEIGPVRVGSGALVGTRSILLPGARVGKHAQVAPGSGVTGQVPTGQRWGGAPAVKLGRAERDWPKQRPRRRARWAALYGAGGFGVSVLPVLPALAALAVAGRFVHPGDGLGPALRGALLASAPATLVFGAVYAAELVVAVRLLSLGLRPGCHPLHGRTAWQAWTVSQLMDQARQTLFPLYAGLITPVWLRALGMRVGSRAEVSTVLALPSLTTVRDGAFLADDTLIAPYELGGGWLRLGEAEIGERAFLGNSGMTGAGRAVPDRGLVGVLSAAPKKAKKGSSYLGMPPVRLPRSADSADLGLTYEPPARLLLARGLVETGRLLPPLASAALGVLALGALCALAAADGPLLAAALSGAVLLGCGLAACLVAVAAKWLLVGRFRVAEHPLWSGFVWRDELADTFVETLAVPWLIGWVPGTPVLNLWLRSLGAGVGRGVWCETYWLPEADLVTLGDGVSVNRGCVVQTHLFHDRIMRMDTVIIREGATLGPGGIVLPGSTVGARTTLGPASLVMRAESVPDDTRWLGNPIEAWQS; from the coding sequence ATGACGCAGGCTTCCGCACCACAGGACGGGCTCCGCGCACCGGAGGCCCCGGAGCGACCGCCCGTACCGGGCACACCCCCGGGCGTCCCCGAGCGCGTCCCGCCCGCCCGGTACGCGGCCGGCCCCGCCGCGGCCCCGCGCACCCTGCTGGACGTCCTGGACGCCACCGTCCGCGCCCATCCGCACGAGCCCGCCCTGGACGACGGCACGACCACCCTCAGCTACCGCGCGCTGGCCGCCGAGGTGGAGTCCGTCCGCCGCCGGCTGGCCGCCTCCGGGGTCGAGCCCGGCGACCGGGTGGGCGTCCGGGTGCCCTCGGGCACCAACGACCTGTACGTGTGCGTGCTCGCGGTGCTCGCCGCCGGCGCCGCCTACGTCCCGGTGGACGCCGACGACCCCGAGGAGCGGGCCGACCTGGTGTTCACCGAGGCCGCGGTGGCCGCCGTGCTGGGCGAGGGCCGGGCCCTGACGGTGCGGACCGCGCGCAGCGTCCGGCGGCCGGTCCGCCCGACCCCCGCCGAGGACGCGTGGATCATCTTCACCTCCGGCTCCACCGGCCGGCCCAAGGGCGTGGCCGTCACCCACCGCAGTGCCGCCGCCTTCGTCGACGCCGAGGCGGCGCTGTTCCTGCGGGAGGACCCGGTCGGCCCGGGGGACCGGGTGATGGCCGGGCTCTCGGTCGGCTTCGACGCCTCCTGCGAGGAGATGTGGCTGGCGTGGCGGCACGGCGCCTGCCTGGTGCCGGTGCCGCGCGCACGGGTCCGCGGCGGCGCGGAGCTCGGTCCGTGGCTGGCCGAGCAGGAGATCACCGTGGTCTCCACCGTCCCCACGCTGGCCGCGCTCTGGCCCGCCGAGGCGCTGAACGAGGTCCGGCTGCTGATCTTCGGCGGTGAGGCGTGCCCGCCCGAGCTGGCGCAGCGCCTGGTCACCGAGGGCCGCGAGGTGTGGAACACGTACGGCCCGACCGAGGCCACCGTGGTCGCCTGCGCCGCCCAGCTCACCGCCGACGGCCCGGTCAGGATCGGTCTCCCGCTGGACGGCTGGGAGCTCGCCGTGGTGGACGAGGCCGACCGGCCGGTGCCGCTCGGAGGCAGCGGGCAGCTGGTCATCGGCGGCGTCGGCCTGGCCCGCTACCTGGACGCGGCCAAGGACGCCGAGAAGTACGCCCCGCTGGAGTCGCTCGGCTGGGCGCGCGCCTACCGCAGCGGGGACCTGGTCCGCGCCGACCCCGAGGGCCTGGTGTTCCTCGGCCGCGCCGACGAGCAGGTCAAGCTCGGCGGCCGCCGGATCGAACTCGGCGAGGTGGACGCGGCCCTCCAGGCGCTGCCCGGGGTGGCCGGCGCGGCCGCCGCCGTGCGGACCGCCAAGGGCGGCAACCAGCTGCTGGTCGGCTACCTGGTCACCCGGGACGGCTTCGACCAGGCCGAGGCCGTCGCCCGGCTCAAGAAGGAGCTGCCCGCGGCCCTGGTGCCGCTGCTCGCCCCCGTGGACGCCCTGCCCACCCGGACGTCCGGCAAGGTCGACCGGGCGGCCCTGCCCTGGCCGCTGCCCGGCGCCGCCACCGCCGGCCCGGCCGCCGACCTGTACGGCACCGAGGCGTGGCTGGCCGAGCAGTGGACCGAGATCCTCGGCATCCCGGTGAGCGGCCCGCAGGACGACTTCTTCGCCATCGGCGGCGGCAGCCTGGCCGCCGCCCGTCTCGCCACCCTGCTGCGCGCCCGCTACCCCGCGGCCGCCGTCCTGGACGTCTACCAGCACCCCACCCTGCGCAAGCTCGCCCGCCACCTGGAACGGTCCGCCCGCGGCGACGGCGCCGCCCGTACCGTCCGGCCGGTCCCCACCGGCGCCCGGCTGGTCCAGCTGCTCCTGCTGCTGCCCCTGGCCACCGTGGTCGGCCTGCGCTGGACGGTCACCCTGTTCACCCTCGGCAACCTGCTCGCCCTGCTCGGCGACTACCCGTGGGCCCCCACCGCCTCCTGGTGGGCGGTCGGCGCCGGCGCCCTGCTGATGTTCAGCCCGCCCGGCCGGATCGCCCTCTCGGCCGGCGGCGCCCGGCTGCTGCTGCGCGGCCTGCGACCGGGCAGCCACCCGCGCGGCGGCTCCGTCCACCTGCGGCTGTGGACCGCCGAACGGCTCGCCGAGCTCAGCGGCGCCACCTCGCTCTCCGGCGCCTGGCTGGTCCGGTACGGGCGGGCGCTGGGCGCCAGGATCGGCCGGGAGGTCGACCTGCACTCGCTGCCCCCGGTGACCGGGATGCTCAAACTGGGCCGCGGCTGCGCGGTCGAGGCCGAGGTGGACCTGGCCGGCCACTGGCTGGACGGCGACCGGCTGGAGATCGGCCCGGTCCGGGTCGGCTCCGGTGCCCTGGTCGGCACCCGCAGCATCCTGCTGCCCGGCGCCCGGGTGGGCAAGCACGCCCAGGTCGCCCCCGGCTCCGGGGTGACCGGCCAGGTGCCCACCGGGCAGCGCTGGGGCGGCGCCCCCGCCGTGAAGCTCGGCCGGGCCGAGCGGGACTGGCCCAAGCAGCGCCCCCGCCGCCGCGCCCGCTGGGCGGCCCTGTACGGCGCCGGCGGCTTCGGGGTGAGCGTCCTGCCGGTGCTGCCCGCCCTCGCCGCGCTGGCCGTGGCCGGCCGGTTCGTCCACCCCGGCGACGGCCTCGGGCCGGCGCTGCGGGGCGCGCTGCTCGCCTCCGCCCCCGCCACCCTGGTGTTCGGCGCGGTGTACGCGGCCGAGCTGGTGGTCGCCGTCCGGCTGCTCAGCCTCGGCCTGCGCCCCGGCTGCCACCCGCTGCACGGCCGGACCGCCTGGCAGGCGTGGACGGTCAGCCAGCTGATGGACCAGGCCAGGCAGACCCTCTTCCCGCTCTACGCCGGCCTGATCACCCCGGTCTGGCTGCGCGCCCTCGGCATGCGGGTCGGCAGCCGGGCGGAGGTCTCCACGGTGCTCGCCCTGCCCAGCCTGACCACCGTCCGGGACGGCGCCTTCCTCGCCGACGACACCCTGATCGCCCCGTACGAGCTGGGCGGCGGCTGGCTGCGCCTGGGCGAGGCCGAGATCGGCGAGCGGGCCTTCCTCGGCAACTCCGGGATGACCGGGGCCGGCCGGGCGGTCCCCGACCGCGGCCTGGTCGGGGTGCTCTCCGCCGCGCCGAAGAAGGCCAAGAAGGGCAGCTCCTACCTGGGCATGCCCCCGGTCCGGCTGCCCCGCTCCGCGGACAGCGCCGACCTGGGCCTCACCTACGAGCCGCCGGCCCGGCTGCTGTTGGCCCGCGGCCTGGTGGAGACCGGCCGGCTGCTGCCGCCTCTCGCCTCCGCCGCGCTCGGGGTGCTCGCCCTCGGCGCGCTCTGCGCGCTGGCCGCGGCCGACGGCCCGCTGCTCGCCGCCGCCCTGTCCGGCGCGGTCCTGCTCGGCTGCGGCCTGGCCGCCTGCCTGGTGGCGGTCGCCGCCAAGTGGCTGCTGGTCGGCCGGTTCAGGGTGGCCGAGCACCCGCTGTGGAGCGGCTTCGTCTGGCGCGACGAACTCGCCGACACCTTCGTGGAGACCCTCGCCGTGCCCTGGCTGATCGGCTGGGTGCCCGGCACCCCGGTGCTCAACCTGTGGCTGCGCTCGCTGGGCGCCGGGGTCGGCCGCGGCGTCTGGTGCGAGACGTACTGGCTGCCCGAGGCCGACCTGGTCACCCTCGGCGACGGGGTGAGCGTCAACCGGGGCTGCGTGGTGCAGACCCACCTCTTCCACGATCGGATCATGCGGATGGATACTGTGATCATCCGCGAGGGCGCCACCCTCGGCCCGGGCGGGATCGTCCTCCCCGGCAGTACCGTCGGTGCCCGCACCACCCTCGGCCCGGCGTCGCTGGTGATGCGCGCGGAGTCCGTCCCGGACGACACCCGGTGGCTGGGCAACCCCATCGAGGCCTGGCAGTCCTAG
- a CDS encoding M1 family metallopeptidase: MSPKQATPPAADRYFPTHGDHRYRVHRYELVLDYRPGPNRLGGTARLVCVAGSAPLPEFALDLAEFRIGRVLVDGRPGHYTLRAGKLRIRPAKALAAGAAFTVEVQYTGNPRPVRSQWGGLGWEELTDGALVASQPIGAPSWYPCNDRPSDKASYLLSITAPSPYTVIANGRLLTRTTRASSTTWVYEQAAPTSSYLVTVSVGHYETVRLVESNPAPVPFRPVPQTAYLPARLLPEFTADFGRQTRMMHYFESLFGPYPFGEYAVVITDEELDVPVEAQGMATFGTNHLGGTRGSERLVAHELAHQWFGNSVSIADWRHIWLNEGFAKYAEWLWSEHAGGRTATAHAKAAHTLLAGLPQDLRLGDPGKKLMFDDRLYQRGGLVMHALRCVLGEEPFFRMVKEWAAVHRHGVVTAADFTAHAARYTARPLEPLFDAWLSDTALPPLPVAAD, translated from the coding sequence GTGAGTCCCAAGCAGGCGACGCCCCCCGCGGCGGACCGCTACTTCCCGACCCACGGCGACCACCGCTACCGGGTGCACCGGTACGAACTCGTCCTGGACTACCGGCCCGGCCCCAACCGGCTCGGCGGCACCGCGCGGCTGGTCTGCGTGGCCGGCTCCGCGCCGCTGCCCGAGTTCGCCCTCGACCTCGCCGAGTTCCGGATCGGCCGGGTCCTGGTCGACGGCCGCCCCGGGCACTACACCCTGCGCGCCGGCAAGCTGCGGATCCGCCCGGCCAAGGCCCTGGCCGCCGGCGCCGCGTTCACCGTCGAGGTGCAGTACACCGGCAACCCCCGCCCGGTCCGCAGCCAGTGGGGCGGCCTGGGCTGGGAGGAGCTGACCGACGGCGCCCTGGTCGCCAGCCAGCCGATCGGCGCGCCCTCCTGGTACCCGTGCAACGACCGGCCCTCCGACAAGGCCTCCTACCTGCTCTCGATCACCGCCCCCTCGCCGTACACCGTGATCGCCAACGGGCGGCTGCTCACCCGGACCACCCGGGCCTCCAGCACCACCTGGGTGTACGAGCAGGCCGCGCCGACCTCCAGCTACCTGGTGACGGTCTCCGTCGGCCACTACGAGACCGTCCGGCTGGTCGAGTCCAACCCGGCGCCGGTCCCGTTCCGGCCGGTGCCGCAGACCGCCTACCTGCCGGCCCGGCTGCTGCCCGAGTTCACCGCCGACTTCGGGCGGCAGACCCGGATGATGCACTACTTCGAGTCGCTGTTCGGCCCGTACCCGTTCGGCGAGTACGCGGTGGTGATCACCGACGAGGAGCTGGACGTGCCCGTGGAGGCCCAGGGCATGGCCACCTTCGGCACCAACCACCTCGGCGGCACCCGCGGCTCCGAGCGGCTGGTCGCCCACGAGCTGGCCCACCAGTGGTTCGGCAACAGCGTCTCGATCGCCGACTGGCGGCACATCTGGCTCAACGAGGGCTTCGCCAAGTACGCCGAGTGGCTGTGGTCCGAGCACGCCGGCGGCCGGACGGCAACCGCCCACGCCAAGGCCGCGCACACCCTGCTCGCCGGGCTCCCGCAGGACCTCCGGCTCGGCGACCCCGGCAAGAAGCTGATGTTCGACGACCGGCTCTACCAGCGCGGCGGGCTGGTGATGCACGCGCTGCGCTGCGTCCTGGGCGAGGAGCCGTTCTTCCGGATGGTGAAGGAGTGGGCGGCCGTGCACCGGCACGGCGTGGTCACCGCCGCCGACTTCACCGCCCACGCCGCCCGGTACACCGCCCGGCCGCTGGAGCCGCTGTTCGACGCCTGGCTGTCGGACACCGCGCTGCCGCCGCTGCCGGTCGCCGCCGACTGA
- a CDS encoding APC family permease, with protein sequence MQHSETHHHHDHLAEEDLQEKGLRPGAVGLLSSVVLSVSSVAPAYALTATLGPTVAEVGLQMPAVFLAGFLPMFLVAYAYRELNRVMPDCGTSFTWTAKAFGPRTGWMCDWGLVVATIIVLSNLAGVAVSFFYLLLGRIFDDPDLAAMSHNRAVNVLTCVVFVAAATWVAYRGVTLTKEVQYVLVGVQLVVLAVFTVTALWKAADGGSVLAEPFDWQWLDPFAVESFAAFTAGLSLSLFIYWGWDTSLTVNEETVGSDKVPGRAALLTMLVVLTTYLLVAVAAQRFAGVGATDFGLGNPETTDNVFAALADPVLGGAALLLYVAVLASSASSLQTTFLPPARTMLAMGTYRAVPARFAAVHPRFRSPSFATVVAGVGTALFYSLMTLISEHVLVDTIYALGLMICFYYGLTSYACVWYFRKELTLGVRDFVFKGLLPTVGAVLLTAVFVKTAVDTWDPDYGSGTSLFGVGAVFLIAVGLLVLGVVLMVVWERRAPAYFRGGTLRHDTPSLIAED encoded by the coding sequence GTGCAGCACAGCGAAACCCACCACCACCACGACCACCTCGCCGAGGAGGACCTGCAGGAGAAGGGTCTGCGGCCCGGCGCGGTCGGGCTGCTGTCGAGCGTGGTGCTCAGCGTCTCCTCGGTGGCCCCGGCGTACGCGCTGACCGCGACCCTCGGCCCGACCGTGGCGGAGGTCGGGCTGCAGATGCCGGCGGTGTTCCTGGCGGGGTTCCTGCCGATGTTCCTGGTGGCGTACGCCTACCGGGAGCTGAACCGGGTGATGCCGGACTGCGGGACCTCGTTCACCTGGACGGCGAAGGCGTTCGGGCCGCGGACGGGCTGGATGTGCGACTGGGGCCTGGTGGTCGCCACGATCATCGTGCTGTCCAACCTGGCGGGGGTGGCCGTCTCGTTCTTCTACCTGCTGCTGGGCCGGATCTTCGACGATCCCGACCTGGCGGCGATGAGCCACAACCGGGCCGTCAACGTGCTCACCTGCGTGGTATTCGTGGCGGCCGCGACCTGGGTGGCGTACCGGGGGGTGACGCTGACCAAGGAGGTGCAGTACGTCCTGGTGGGCGTGCAGCTGGTGGTGCTGGCGGTGTTCACGGTGACGGCGCTGTGGAAGGCGGCCGACGGGGGGTCGGTGCTGGCGGAGCCGTTCGACTGGCAGTGGCTGGACCCGTTCGCGGTGGAGTCCTTCGCGGCGTTCACGGCCGGGCTGTCGCTGTCGCTGTTCATCTACTGGGGGTGGGACACCTCGCTGACGGTGAACGAGGAGACCGTGGGCAGCGACAAGGTCCCGGGGCGGGCGGCGCTGCTGACCATGCTGGTCGTCCTGACCACGTACCTGCTGGTGGCGGTCGCCGCCCAGCGGTTCGCCGGGGTGGGCGCCACGGACTTCGGCCTGGGCAACCCGGAGACCACGGACAACGTGTTCGCGGCGCTGGCCGACCCGGTGCTGGGCGGGGCGGCGCTGCTGCTGTACGTCGCGGTGCTGGCCAGTTCGGCCTCCAGCCTGCAGACCACCTTCCTGCCGCCGGCCCGGACGATGCTGGCGATGGGCACCTACCGGGCGGTCCCGGCGCGGTTCGCCGCGGTGCACCCGCGGTTCCGCAGCCCGTCCTTCGCCACCGTGGTCGCCGGGGTGGGGACGGCGCTGTTCTACTCGCTGATGACGCTGATCAGCGAGCACGTGCTGGTGGACACCATCTACGCCCTCGGGCTGATGATCTGCTTCTACTACGGGCTGACCTCGTACGCCTGCGTCTGGTACTTCCGCAAGGAACTCACCCTCGGCGTCCGGGACTTCGTCTTCAAGGGGCTGCTGCCGACGGTCGGCGCGGTGCTGCTCACCGCGGTGTTCGTGAAGACGGCGGTGGACACCTGGGACCCGGACTACGGCTCCGGCACCTCGCTGTTCGGGGTCGGCGCGGTGTTCCTGATCGCGGTCGGGCTGCTGGTGCTGGGCGTGGTGCTGATGGTGGTCTGGGAGCGGCGCGCCCCGGCGTACTTCCGCGGCGGGACGCTGCGGCACGACACCCCGTCGCTGATCGCCGAGGACTGA